ACGCTCGATCCGGCCATCACGCCGCGCAGCGACGAGAGATCCGTCGCCGCCCACATCGGGTGCGTCTGTACGGCACGCAGGGTGGCGGGCACCATCAGCGAGAGCGTCGGACGATGCCGGGCGACGTCCGCGAGCCACGCGGCCGGATCGAAGCGCGGATGCAGCGTGACACTCGCGCCGCGCAGCAGCGCCGGCAACGTCTGAATACAGAGTCCGCCGACGTGAAACATCGGCAATGTCGACAGGACATGATCGTCGGCGCGCATGTCGTGCGACCACCAACTGGCTTCGGCGTTGGCCAGCAGTCCGGCCTGCGTGTGCAGCGCCCCTTTGGGCTCGCCGGTCGTGCCCGACGTATAGGCGAGCAACACGGGGGCATCGGCCGGCACGTCGGGATAGACGACCGGCTTGACCGAAGGCACGGCGATCAGCCCTTCGATGGGGGCGATGGCCGGCGCAGGCAAATCGGTGATGGCGTCTTGCTCCAGCGCGTCGCGAATCTGGCGGGCCGTGTCGCGATGCATGGCATCGAACCAGAGCACGCGCACGCCCGCATGGCGCACGATGGCCGCCAGTTCCGGCACCGCCAGACGGAAATTGAGCGGCAGAAAGATGGCGCCGGCCCGCGCACACGCGAACAGCAACGCCAGTTGCAGTTCGTCGTTCAGACCGAGACAGGCCACGCGCTCGCCCGGCGCAATGCGCCACGTCTCGCGCAGATGGCCGCCAACGCGCTCGATGCGCCGCCACAACGCGGCATAGTCGGTCGTCAGGGCTTGCTCTCCAACGCCGCACCGCAGCGCCAGCCGCTCGGGCGTGGCGCGCGCGTGACAGGCAAGCGCTTCTACAAAAGGCGTCAACTTGTTCTCCGTGACAAGAGAGACGGCGAGGCTATCGTCGCCGCGCCGCGTCGCTGAACCACTGACTTGCTGATGGGCTGCCGACCGAATGTCGTGCGCGCGCCGAAGGGTTGTGCAAGCGCCTTACTCGTCGCGCTCGCCCGGCTCATAGAGCGCTTCGCGGCCGATGCGATCCAGGCACAGCTCGGCGGTCCAGGGCAGCATCAGCGCGCCGCAACGCGAATCGCGATACATGCGCTCGAGCGGCAGCGTCTTGAGCATCGACTGCCCCCCGCACGTGCGAATCGCGAGACGGCACAGCTCGTTGGCATTCTCCATGATCGTGTACTGCGCCGCATAGGCGCGCAGACGCGCGTCCTTGCCGGGATCGGCCCGGCCATCCTGCAACGCCCGCAGGAACAGCGCGCGCGTCTGCTCCAGCATGATGTGCATTTGCGCGACGGCGATCTGCTTGGTCGGGTACATCCGGCGCTTGACCGGCGCCCCCATGCCTTCGGCTTCGCCGCGCAGATAGCGCACCGTGAAATCGTACGCGGCCTGCGCGATCCCC
This is a stretch of genomic DNA from Pandoraea faecigallinarum. It encodes these proteins:
- a CDS encoding class I adenylate-forming enzyme family protein; the encoded protein is MTPFVEALACHARATPERLALRCGVGEQALTTDYAALWRRIERVGGHLRETWRIAPGERVACLGLNDELQLALLFACARAGAIFLPLNFRLAVPELAAIVRHAGVRVLWFDAMHRDTARQIRDALEQDAITDLPAPAIAPIEGLIAVPSVKPVVYPDVPADAPVLLAYTSGTTGEPKGALHTQAGLLANAEASWWSHDMRADDHVLSTLPMFHVGGLCIQTLPALLRGASVTLHPRFDPAAWLADVARHRPTLSLMVPATLRAVQTHPMWAATDLSSLRGVMAGSSVVPMSAIDAFHARGIPLGQVYGATETGPVSIALRFGEAKAHPGAVGRPCPGVEVRLVDAAGQEVAPGDVGEILVRAPNVMREYWRAPGHAGFEDGWFHSGDLARLRDDGCIEVVGRSKDMIISGGENIYPAEIENALVDCPGVMEASVVGVPDERWGEVPVAVVVPTSQAPATQPSVLDFLATRIARFKLPRRVVIVENLPKSALGKVQKPILIAWLSDSRDSSTATHIR